A single region of the Octopus bimaculoides isolate UCB-OBI-ISO-001 chromosome 6, ASM119413v2, whole genome shotgun sequence genome encodes:
- the LOC106873597 gene encoding protein BTG1 has product MMNEVASATEFLSSILRTHSICSEKTDLFKCYLQSLLLSHYRDHWFPEKPNKGSGYRCLRMNHKMDPLIKVAGERCGFTEEEIFTFFPRELTVWIDPLDVSYRIGENGSIGILYRGTSSSSLDSCSSPGNNNTTYTSNFSSSISNSSIITPRPNNNTNNNNTTTNLTISSSPSTSQSESKGTALLSSCKDQFINSLPINGDSMKHLATCVFS; this is encoded by the coding sequence ATGATGAACGAAGTAGCAAGCGCTACCGAATTTCTGTCCAGTATTCTCAGGACCCACTCCATATGTTCGGAGAAGACAGATTTATTCAAATGTTACCTACAGTCCCTTCTTCTGAGTCACTATAGAGATCATTGGTTCCCGGAGAAACCCAACAAAGGCAGTGGCTACCGATGCCTCCGGATGAATCACAAAATGGATCCTCTGATTAAAGTAGCTGGCGAGAGGTGCGGATTTACAGAGGAAGAAATCTTCACATTCTTCCCTCGTGAATTGACTGTGTGGATAGATCCACTGGACGTTTCTTACAGAATCGGTGAAAACGGCAGCATAGGAATACTTTACCGGGGCACAAGTTCCAGTAGTTTGGACTCTTGTAGCTCGCccggcaacaacaacactacGTACACTTCTAACTTCTCTTCCTCCATCTCCAACAGTTCCATCATCACACCGAGAccaaacaataacaccaacaacaacaacaccactaccaatcTCACCATCTCCTCCTCACCATCAACATCTCAGTCAGAGTCTAAAGGGACTGCCCTACTTTCCTCTTGTAAGGATCAATTTATCAATTCCTTACCCATTAACGGAGATTCAATGAAACACTTGGCCACTTGTGTATTTAGTTAA